One Cryptococcus neoformans var. grubii H99 chromosome 3, complete sequence genomic region harbors:
- a CDS encoding ribonuclease P/MRP protein subunit POP5: MVRFKNRYLLVEFLLPTSLSSTLGTHYDSMNPIIPKEQVLEDNDSEDEEDEEEFSPIPSLPFMVPTILPDSQLGEEGGQGIYKAVRSSVISVFGDEGWGRIASSFRVIYHSPLTTLTFLRIARPHYRLLWSALTFMTSLGNTSVIPRVIAISGTIKKLQNRGIAYHRAMVGALINAGVDKSKTRISGGGGAKLEKEAEREREEMERMQET; this comes from the exons ATGGTCCGCTTCAAGAACCGCTATCTCCTGGTCGagttcctcctcccaacttccctttcttcaacACTCGGCACCCACTACGACTCTATGAACCCTATAATACCAAAGGAACAGGTTCTGGAAGACAATGACTctgaggacgaagaagatgaagaggaatttTCTCCTATACCCTCATTACCTTTTATGGTCCCCACTATACTGCCCGATAGCCAACtaggagaagaaggaggacaaggGATATACAAGGCTGTGAGATCCTCTGTGATCAGTGTCTTTGGGGATGAAGGCTGGGGAAGAATTGCTAGTTCATTTCGAG TAATATATCATTCCCCCCTGACGACCCTTACATTTCTCCGTATCGCCCGCCCACATTATCGTCTCTTATGGTCTGCCTTGACGTTTATGACTTCTCTGGGGAATACATCCGTTATCCCACGAGTCATTGCAATCTCGGGTACCATCAAGAAACTTCAGAATCGGGGGATAGCATATCATCGTGCGATGGTCGGAGCGTTAATTAACGCTGGTGTGGATAAGAGCAAGACAAGGATCtctggaggtggaggcgcaaagttggagaaggaagcggagcgagaaagagaagaaatggaaaggatgCAAGAGACATAG
- a CDS encoding small subunit ribosomal protein S17 yields MPYQPNHVFKGVVTKVGAMRKTATVTVERIFEHPKILKEMKRHKKFLVHDEGELARLGDRVSIIHGARTSRHKSFRLQSILSRNTQKFPDDPIPTQIPLPSIKPGKQKKLLEKAALRSSRQLDASGGSGKVIGALREAELAKEQAARAAEVAERNVV; encoded by the exons ATGCCTTACCAACCCAATCACGTCTTCAAGGGCGTCGTCACAAAAGTTGGAGCCATGAGAAAGACTGCTACTGTCACT GTTGAACGAATATTTGAACACCCCAAGATcttgaaggaaatgaaaagACATAAAAAGTTCCTTGTCCACGATGAAGGAGAGC TTGCCAGATTAGGCGACAGAGTCTCAATCATTCACGGCGCCCGTACATCTAGACATAAATCCTTCCGACTCCAATCAATTCTTTCTCGTAACACTCAGAAGTTTCCCGACGACCCTATACCCACCCAGATTCCTTTACCCTCCATCAAGCCTGgcaagcagaagaagttgtTGGAAAAGGCCGCTTTACGATCGAGCAGGCAATTGGATGCTTCGGGAGGGTCAGGAAAGGTCATTGGTGCATTGAGAGAGGCGGAATTGGCAAAGGAACAGGCAGCTAGAGCCGCCGAGGTTGCCGAGAGAAATGTGGTGTAA